The Providencia sp. PROV188 genome includes a region encoding these proteins:
- a CDS encoding phospholipase D-like domain-containing protein, giving the protein MSGNQSGGFPASVQLPIPATEQKIRLPVSTCMVLQMTPSWIPERTKYPMSLFVYAPLVNGKQTFAAVAEAIRKAKKSIEIITWGFQPSMYFERSSGIREGQFPNIAELLEQKAKEGVKVRILVWFDEIAKLGETSLPGWPKQTYFTPRQKVELPSDMMQTIGAKLDYESDKQYTFDKEWLIRAKNNQIKNLSVRTRSMAINSPSSRLSKVAELTKHQFGSDDVEFSLRLAALAVVPTHHQKAVLIDYEEPELAIGFVMGHNMHSQYWDDDKHSIVQHKDMSWLGRDGPTAWQDTSNCVYGEVLCDLNDNFVTAWNETEGFLTTGNEGAQLLEQRKSLTRSQYTPTIAFIDVLNERYTFLAQNPLIPTSGKICRTQPEYNEYDILKSYDHGVKHARNYLYFENQYFRLSSIGRDVRNMVEERNKYFAEAAATDPKLQGEKLPPFYLFVVTNSTSKAEIGDSNHVGGYQTYKMLETLGRRDLMREHAAFDGTFKNIMVSTQESLLKPIQVVEPDDIQEEEIDGFKSVICTLVSPDSDRWQSVYVHSKLTLVDDTFLIQGSANINLRSMAFDTEIAVILQDTDIFPIVKPLREKLWGMHKGTGSVSDDLTEEFKSWKKIITDNSGYKEDKKMPQGALIPFEDKTIGLENSD; this is encoded by the coding sequence ATTCCCCGCTTCTGTGCAGTTACCCATACCAGCAACCGAGCAGAAAATACGTTTACCCGTCTCGACGTGTATGGTGCTGCAAATGACGCCAAGTTGGATACCTGAGCGCACCAAATACCCCATGAGTTTATTTGTGTATGCGCCACTGGTGAATGGGAAGCAAACTTTTGCAGCGGTTGCAGAGGCGATTCGTAAAGCGAAAAAGAGTATTGAGATTATCACATGGGGCTTTCAGCCCTCCATGTATTTTGAACGCTCAAGTGGGATTAGAGAGGGGCAATTTCCTAATATTGCGGAGCTTCTTGAGCAAAAAGCCAAAGAAGGTGTGAAGGTACGTATTCTGGTGTGGTTTGATGAGATAGCTAAGCTGGGTGAAACCAGTTTACCCGGCTGGCCTAAGCAAACGTATTTTACGCCACGGCAAAAGGTTGAACTACCTTCAGATATGATGCAGACCATTGGGGCTAAATTAGATTATGAGTCTGATAAACAGTATACCTTTGATAAAGAATGGCTTATTCGAGCTAAAAATAATCAAATTAAAAATTTATCAGTTCGTACACGTTCGATGGCTATCAACAGCCCTTCATCTCGCTTAAGTAAGGTTGCTGAATTAACCAAACACCAATTTGGTAGCGATGATGTCGAATTCAGTTTACGTTTAGCTGCCCTTGCAGTGGTTCCTACTCACCATCAAAAAGCGGTTTTGATTGATTATGAAGAGCCCGAATTAGCGATTGGCTTTGTGATGGGTCACAACATGCATTCGCAGTATTGGGATGATGATAAACACTCGATTGTTCAACATAAAGATATGTCATGGTTAGGGCGTGATGGCCCGACAGCATGGCAAGATACGTCGAACTGCGTATATGGCGAAGTATTGTGTGATTTAAATGATAATTTTGTTACGGCATGGAATGAAACTGAAGGCTTTTTGACAACGGGTAATGAAGGTGCTCAACTTTTAGAACAGCGGAAGTCCCTTACGCGCAGCCAATATACGCCCACTATTGCGTTCATTGATGTACTTAATGAACGCTATACCTTTTTAGCCCAAAACCCATTAATTCCAACATCAGGAAAAATTTGCCGCACTCAACCGGAATATAATGAATACGATATTTTAAAGTCTTACGACCATGGTGTTAAACATGCGCGTAATTATCTCTATTTTGAAAATCAATATTTCCGGTTATCGTCAATCGGGCGAGATGTGCGCAATATGGTCGAGGAGCGGAATAAATACTTTGCAGAAGCCGCTGCAACCGACCCTAAACTGCAAGGAGAAAAACTGCCACCATTCTATTTGTTTGTGGTGACGAACTCCACCTCGAAAGCAGAGATTGGCGACTCCAACCACGTGGGCGGTTATCAAACCTATAAAATGCTAGAGACGTTAGGCCGCCGTGACCTCATGCGTGAGCATGCAGCGTTTGATGGCACCTTTAAAAATATCATGGTTTCCACACAAGAGAGCTTACTCAAACCCATTCAGGTTGTAGAACCCGATGATATTCAAGAAGAAGAGATTGACGGGTTTAAGAGCGTCATTTGTACCTTGGTTTCGCCCGATTCTGACCGCTGGCAATCGGTGTATGTCCACAGCAAGCTAACCTTAGTGGATGACACCTTTTTAATCCAAGGCTCTGCCAATATCAATTTACGCAGTATGGCATTTGACACTGAAATTGCGGTGATACTGCAAGATACGGATATATTTCCTATCGTGAAGCCACTGCGCGAAAAATTGTGGGGAATGCATAAAGGAACGGGGAGTGTTTCTGATGATTTGACAGAAGAATTTAAAAGTTGGAAAAAAATTATAACTGATAATTCTGGTTATAAAGAAGATAAAAAAATGCCCCAAGGTGCTTTAATTCCCTTTGAGGATAAAACAATTGGGTTAGAAAATTCGGATTAA
- a CDS encoding SEL1-like repeat protein → MSLIKPCLLLCALVLLASCKPVEEKEKAMTQKIESDLAFTCVYEKDTLPPVDPEADIWFKQARELEKVNKSQRDYAQIGVLYRKAAERNHPKAMLNLSNLISYGKVSPIEGKGPAQEVWDIIQKMAKLNISYGYYQMGHYLDTGYGVIADRTIALAYFRQAADLGSPEAQYVLGRIFVAQRLSDRDNPAYRPEIGVKMLDCAANQGNGEAAYRLASYLKNVNEDLHGSLKYYQLSTKNGYRHAASILTGAFDPKTILGSIDYLGVKPDKERSLRYYAIVKEMDASDETAKFPDIDKIVPLPPAELPEWDGTFEYKKQAEGK, encoded by the coding sequence ATGTCACTAATTAAACCTTGTTTATTACTGTGTGCTCTAGTGCTACTTGCTAGCTGCAAACCTGTAGAAGAAAAAGAGAAAGCAATGACTCAAAAAATAGAATCCGATTTAGCCTTCACCTGTGTGTATGAAAAAGACACGCTACCTCCCGTTGATCCTGAAGCCGACATTTGGTTCAAGCAGGCGCGAGAACTTGAAAAGGTCAATAAATCTCAACGGGATTATGCTCAAATTGGTGTTCTCTACCGTAAAGCGGCAGAGCGTAATCACCCCAAAGCCATGCTTAACTTAAGTAACTTAATCAGTTATGGCAAGGTCTCCCCCATTGAAGGTAAAGGTCCAGCCCAAGAGGTGTGGGATATTATTCAAAAAATGGCTAAATTGAATATCAGTTACGGTTATTACCAGATGGGGCACTATCTCGATACGGGCTATGGAGTTATTGCAGACCGCACCATAGCCTTAGCTTATTTTCGTCAAGCAGCTGATTTAGGTAGCCCTGAAGCCCAATATGTCCTTGGGAGAATTTTTGTTGCTCAACGCTTATCGGATAGAGATAACCCAGCCTATCGCCCTGAAATTGGGGTAAAGATGTTAGATTGTGCAGCAAATCAAGGTAATGGGGAAGCGGCGTACCGATTAGCAAGTTATTTGAAAAATGTAAATGAGGACTTACATGGTTCATTAAAATATTATCAATTATCAACGAAAAATGGGTATCGACATGCTGCATCAATTTTAACTGGCGCTTTTGATCCAAAAACAATATTAGGAAGTATTGATTATCTTGGCGTAAAACCTGATAAAGAACGTTCATTACGTTATTATGCAATAGTCAAAGAAATGGATGCTTCTGATGAAACAGCTAAATTCCCCGATATCGATAAAATCGTCCCGCTCCC